Proteins co-encoded in one Lasioglossum baleicum chromosome 3, iyLasBale1, whole genome shotgun sequence genomic window:
- the LOC143221903 gene encoding uncharacterized protein LOC143221903, translated as MDQYITTYQKDYAWPSRKIQRAASKLEDAGFCSCDSSQSREIKVTELCGDQQSWSRMGPMGRLLDPKLYPAKTGPHPETDVTKFDQPSTYIKKLEEKHPNLYGVLKEANEDEIRLRIDEDRLKTTYQLDYGAKATEICSSDRTNGRLTSPVATKEDDTSARAKLIKERSGKRDDKKKTSKAKKGEDESQETRLPPWRSEYQDSISKLGSSIMALKMHQKKSAAPSWATAT; from the exons ATGGATCAGTATATTACAACCTATCAAAAAGATTACGCGTGGCCGTCGAGGAAAATCCAACGAGCAGCGTCCAAGCTTGAAGATGCCGGCTTCTGTAGTTGCGACTCAAGTCAGTCTCGAGAGATCAAGGTCACTGAACTATGCGGGGACCAGCAAAGTTGGAGTCGCATGGGTCCTATGGGACGTCTTCTTGATCCTAAGCTGTATCCAGCGAAGACTGGCCCTCATCCAGAAACGGATGTGACGAAGTTTGATCAGCCTAGCACGTACATTAAAAAA CTGGAGGAGAAGCATCCTAATCTCTATGGGGTGTTAAAGGAGGCTAATGAGGACGAGATTAGGCTCCGAATAGATGAGGATAGACTAAAAACTACCTATCAGTTGGATTATGGCGCGAAGGCGACGGAAATTTGTTCTT CTGATCGAACGAACGGAAGACTAACAAGTCCGGTTGCTACAAAAGAAGATGACACATCTGCTCGAGCTAAATTAATAAAAGAACGAAGTGGAAAGCGAGATGACAAGAAGAAGACGTCAAAAGCGAAGAAAGGTGAAGACGAGAGTCAAGAGACTCGACTACCGCCATGGCGTTCAGAGTACCAAGATAGCATCAGTAAATTAGGCAGCTCTATCATGGCCCTGAAAATGCATCAGAAAAAATCAGCGGCACCTAGTTGGGCAACGGCAACTTAA
- the LOC143221902 gene encoding uncharacterized protein LOC143221902, producing the protein MLASRWSSKLTERRKSLSHTTTPTGNHWHRDTRPKSTSFMGSRIYQQACGSEHEIKYLGARTSEESVGEVTYANKNNNFPNESVYVNIAPRPDNIAIKYPRFAEYNDSYTPEAFLAMQKLRKLKELQVKRDISEKYYSQEIKKLIGDYYFEAKALASSMGPRGKLQSSSFQPYTANRLKNSLEPCGTMTTITRLNCGCVQETTRPIFTTSRGRVQRRNCSQSQNEVFLKSTPSSPQEHLFATIDSRDDRQRVNPTKRPDVESRAYAKIPEGGDRTCETETENEIRNEPNEQKMTERVSKCAPAYCKFSDTSVGSA; encoded by the exons ATGTTGGCGTCAAGATGGTCGTCGAAGCTGACGGAACGTCGGAAATCGTTATCGCACACCACCACCCCGACGGGAAATCATTGGCATAGGGACACGCGACCGAAAAGCACCTCGTTCATGGGATCGAGGATCTATCAGCAGGCGTGCGGCAGCGAGCACGAAATCAAATATCTGGGAGCGAGGACTTCCGAGGAATCTGTCGGAGAGGTCACCTACGCTAATAAGAATAAC AATTTCCCAAACGAATCGGTTTACGTTAACATCGCTCCAAGACCTGACAATATTGCTATCAAATACCCTCGTTTCGCTGAATACAATGATAGCTATACACCAGAAGCGTTCTTGGCAATGCAAAAGCTGAGAAAGTTGAAGGAGTTGCAGGTCAAGAGGGATATTAGCGAAAAATACTACTCCCAGGAGATTAAGAAGTTAATTGGCGATTATTATTTCGAGGCGAAGGCGTTGGCGTCTTCTATGGGACCTCGGGGGAAGCTGCAGAGTTCCAGCTTTCAACCTTACACTGCAAATCGACTGAAGAAT AGTCTGGAGCCATGCGGCACAATGACAACAATCACCAGGCTAAATTGCGGGTGCGTTCAAGAAACCACCAGGCCAATTTTCACCACGTCGAGGGGTCGTGTTCAACGAAGGAATTGCAGTCAATCTCAGAACGAGGTATTCCTGAAATCGACTCCGTCGAGTCCACAGGAGCACTTGTTCGCGACGATAGATTCGCGAGATGATCGACAACGAGTTAACCCGACGAAACGGCCTGACGTTGAGTCGAGAGCTTATGCGAAAATTCCTGAGGGTGGCGATCGAACTTGCGAAACGGAAACTGAGAACGAGATACGGAACGAACCTAACGAACAAAAGATGACGGAACGTGTCTCAAAATGTGCGCCCGCATACTGCAAATTCAGCGACACCTCTGTTGGATCTGCTTGA
- the LOC143221904 gene encoding uncharacterized protein LOC143221904, giving the protein MATSQNFGTVSHDDFKWPYAVPLVAKPGQPPMDTGVRLFATRIDPEDCPCDIHGHEKNKNRYKYLADKERQIVNQLMNVNMEMTNLASALLDSNCVEMDETMQTVYKTDYSKRGLPIQDYRQLVAAVDSQYCSPIATEVLEIKEGYRDPTNFRHTALERPHIQPAKTFTLFEVPETFSMWEEPFTSRSEYMDNFSKMGLSNMKNRQQYLEPIPSSRKRFGDRKL; this is encoded by the exons ATGGCTACGTCGCAAAATTTTGGTACCGTCAGTCACGATGACTTTAAATGGCCATATGCAGTACCTCTCGTCGCAAAACCAGGACAACCACCAATGGACACCGGAGTTAGGTTGTTCGCCACTCGAATAGACCCTGAAGACTGTCCATGTGATATTCATGGCCACGAAAAGAACAAAAATAG GTACAAGTACCTGGCAGACAAGGAACGACAAATTGTCAATCAACTGATGAACGTCAACATGGAAATGACGAATCTGGCGTCGGCGCTGTTGGACAGTAATTGCGTAGAGATGGATGAAACGATGCAGACCGTTTATAAAACAGATTATTCGAAAAGGG GTTTACCGATCCAGGACTATAGGCAATTGGTTGCTGCAGTTGATTCGCAATACTGTTCTCCGATAGCGACGGAAGTTTTAGAAATAAAAGAGGGTTACAGGGATCCTACTAATTTCCGTCACACTGCTCTCGAGAGACCGCACATACAGCCGGCTAAAACGTTTACGCTCTTCGAAG TTCCAGAAACTTTCTCCATGTGGGAGGAACCTTTTACGAGTCGTTCAGAATACATGGACAACTTCAGTAAAATGGGTTTGAGCAATATGAAAAATCGTCAACAATATCTGGAACCAATACCGTCCTCAAGAAAAAGATTCGGCGATCGCAAATTGTGA